The Penaeus monodon isolate SGIC_2016 chromosome 17, NSTDA_Pmon_1, whole genome shotgun sequence genome contains the following window.
CACCTGAAGGACCTGGGCCTTACCAAACGTGACCTCGACCCGCCCACCAATCTGACATACTATAATGCTGATGGCTCTACCATAGGTTCCTTCCAAGCACAGCTCACATACGGGAGCAGGTCACATACAGGATGGATTGACTTCCAGGGTTCCCTGACTACACCACTATTGTCATGGGAGCACTGCAAAGAGCTTGGTGTGGTGCCCAAGGATTTTCCTAAGCAAATCACAGATGCTCATGGTACCACCAACAGGGTTCGTGTCCCGACCACGTAGTGGTGGGGTCACTCCTCACACCTCTGAGGTTCCTACTACCCATGTTCCAGCACTAGCCAAGTCATCAGCACTGCCATTTTCAAACAAGACGTCCCCTACAGCTGCGAGGGAGTACTTCCTGAAGAAGTATTCTGATGTGCTAGTGAGAAAGGCGGACATACAAGCAGCACCACTGAAAATATGTCGGGCCCTCCCATGAGGATCCACCTGAAGGACGATGCACAGTCCTTCGCCATCCACACGCCCAGGTTGATTCCTTTAGCCTTCCAGGAGGCTGTGAAGACAGAGCTCGCATCTATGGTGGCTCAGGGAGTTATTGCTCCAGTTGACGATGACCCGTCACCCTGGTGCAACCCCATGGTGGCAGTAGCCAAACCAAACGGGGGAGTACGGATCACAACTGATCTATCAAAACTTAATAGACAAGTGTCCCGCCCAACACATCCCTCACCTACGCCATTTGCAGCAATCCAAAGTGTGGACCCTAAAGCCAGATACTTCTCAACAATAGATGCCCTGTGCGGGTACTGGCAAATCCCATTAGCAGAGGAGGACCAACATCTGACTACTTTCATTACTCCACAGGGAAGATACCGCTACCTCCGTGGCCCCATGGGTTTTGCAGCCACAGGCGATGCCTTTTGCCTTCGTGGCGATAGGGCCCTGCAGGGAGTGATGAACTGTGTGAAAGTAGTGGACGACGTCCTAATATATGACGAAGACTACCTCACACATCTAGGACGCCTTGATGAAGTCCTCTCCAGGTGCAAGATACATGGCATCACTCTCAATGCGGAAAAGTTTGTCTTAGCTGCCCCCGCAGTGACGTTCTGCGGATACAAGCTCTCAAAGGACGGTGTTGCAGCAGATCCTGAGAAGGTCCTGCTATTGCAGAATTCCCCATACCAGCCAACCTGACAGATCTGAGATCTTTCATGGGTTTGGTAAACCACCTTGCGGATTTCTCCACCAATACGGCAGCCGCTGCCACTCCTCTCCGGCCTTTGATGAGCCCAAAGAGAACTTTCACTTGGACTGCTGATCACGATCAGGCCTTCAATAAAGTCAAGCAAGCCTTTTCAAGTCCACCTGTTCTCGCTTCATTCAATCCCACCATCCCCACTGTTCTGCAAACCGATGCCTCACGTCTGTATGGTGTTGGCTATGCCCTCTTGCAGGACCATGGTGGCGGACAACTACGTCTAGTTCAGTGTGGCTCGCGATTCCTGACAGATGCTGAGACACGATATGCCACTATAGAACTGGAACTCCTTGCTGTTGTGTGGGCTATTTTAAAGTGCATATTTAACCTGTTTGGCCTGCAGCACTTTGACCTTGTAACTGACCATCACCCACTGGTTCCAATTCTGAACCATTACTCTCTAGACACCATAGAAAACCCACGACTCCAATGTCTCAAAGAGAAGGTTTCAGCATTCTCCTTCACAGCAATGTGGCGTGGGGGAAGGATTTGTGCATCCCAGAtgccctctcccgctctcccacAAGTCGGCCAATGCCTGAAGATGAGCTGTTGAGTCCTGAGACCAGCATCTATGTTAGAAGCATAGTAACTCTTCAAGCAATAGAGTCAATCAGTTGCCCACAAGCAGTCGAGCAAGAGGACCTGGCACTAGAGGAACTCCAGCAAGCAGCTCGTAGCGACCCAACCTAAAATGAACTACTACAAGGTATCTGGCAAGGTTTTCCCATGTGACTGCTTTGCCTTGCACAACGCCTTACGCCCATACTGGAAACTTTGAGAGAACCTCTACGCTGATGGGGACCTCGTCCTGTACGGTGCTCACATAGTAGTTCCAGCAGCCCTTCATCACCGCGTCTTGGCCAGGCTTCACGACAGCCACCGAGGTGTAGAATCTACCAAACGTTAGGCAAGACAAGCAGTTTACTGGCCTGGTACTGACTCGGATATCAACAACATTGTCCGAGCTTGCGAGCCGTGCCAGATCATGCTGCCCAGTCAACAGCAAGAGCCATTGCTATGTGACGAGAACCCCACCAGGCCATTCCAGTCTGTGTCAGCTGACTTCTTCACCGCAGCAGGGAAATTCTTCCTCGTCTATGCTGACCGACTCTCAGGCTGGCCTGCAGTTGTACCCTGCGGTTCAGATACGACATCTGCCGCTACCATACGCCACTTCCGGCACCTGTTTCGAGACCTGGGCGTACCTGTGCATCTCCGAACAGACTGTGGCCCTCAGTTCACTAGCCGGGAGTTCGCCACATTCCTGGAGCGTTGGGGAGTCCGCCACTACAAGTCAACACCTCATTACCCTCAGTCGAATGGCCATGCTGAGGCAGCTGTAAAAAACATAAAGCACCTCATTCTCAAGGTGGCCCCCTCAGGGAATATCGACTGCGAGGCATTCGACAGGGGACTTCTTGAGCTCAGGAACACTCCAAACCACACAGGTCGCTCTCCAGCCCAGATTTTGTATGGCCGCCTTCTTCGTTCATGCATCCCAACCCATGCCAAAGCTGTTACGGATGAATGGCAGGCCAGAGCCGAGAGCTGTGACCGCCGAGCAGCTGCACGTGTCCAGGACGCCAGGACTC
Protein-coding sequences here:
- the LOC119583948 gene encoding uncharacterized protein LOC119583948, whose protein sequence is MLPSQQQEPLLCDENPTRPFQSVSADFFTAAGKFFLVYADRLSGWPAVVPCGSDTTSAATIRHFRHLFRDLGVPVHLRTDCGPQFTSREFATFLERWGVRHYKSTPHYPQSNGHAEAAVKNIKHLILKVAPSGNIDCEAFDRGLLELRNTPNHTGRSPAQILYGRLLRSCIPTHAKAVTDEWQARAESCDRRAAARVQDARTRYDERAQPLRPLVFGAEVRIQDPCTKRWDKLGTVMGIGKSRDYQIRLPSGRVWWRNRRFLRPTMSPPASSTSEPEQPTPAADIPSLTSPRRSKRLKARGTAQDL